The Amycolatopsis mongoliensis genome includes a window with the following:
- a CDS encoding MFS transporter → MTVETRPAPKLHRAWLIAGAAFVALLASAGFRSAPGVLIDPLHEEFGWSTATISSAVSVNLVLYGLFAPFAAALMERFGIRRVSATALFVIALGAAGTVFMSASWQLILCWGVLIGAGTGSMAMSFAATVAARWFVRSRGVVTGVLTAAGATGQLIFLPLIANLAVSSGWRTASLVIAIAALTVVPVVLLVIRDHPADVGTTAYGAPAGAEVARPASKTGSARRALSVLGQAARTRTFWLLAVGFAICGATTNGLVGTHFVPAAHDHGMPQTTAAGLLALVGVFDVVGTIFSGWLTDRVDPRILLGVYYALRGLSLALLPQLFTDSVQPSMWAFILFYGLDWVATVPPTVALCVRAFGDAGPIVFGWVFACHQLGAAFAASAAGLVRDQLGNYNLAWYSAAVLAVLASVASLAITRAKKPVPVLAS, encoded by the coding sequence GTGACTGTTGAGACCCGCCCTGCCCCGAAGCTGCACCGCGCCTGGCTGATCGCCGGTGCCGCCTTCGTCGCGCTGCTCGCCTCCGCCGGCTTCCGCTCCGCCCCCGGCGTCCTCATCGACCCGCTCCACGAAGAGTTCGGCTGGTCCACGGCCACGATCAGCTCCGCCGTCTCGGTCAACCTCGTGCTCTACGGCCTCTTCGCGCCCTTCGCGGCCGCGCTGATGGAGCGGTTCGGCATCCGCCGCGTCTCGGCGACGGCGTTGTTCGTCATCGCCCTCGGCGCGGCCGGCACGGTCTTCATGAGCGCGAGCTGGCAGCTGATCCTCTGCTGGGGCGTCCTGATCGGCGCGGGCACCGGCTCGATGGCCATGAGCTTCGCCGCGACCGTCGCGGCCCGGTGGTTCGTCCGCAGCCGCGGCGTCGTCACCGGCGTCCTGACCGCGGCCGGCGCCACCGGCCAGCTGATCTTCCTCCCGCTGATCGCGAACCTGGCGGTGAGCTCGGGCTGGCGGACGGCGTCGCTGGTGATCGCGATCGCCGCGCTGACCGTCGTCCCGGTGGTCCTGCTGGTCATCCGCGACCACCCCGCCGACGTCGGCACCACGGCCTACGGCGCGCCGGCCGGCGCGGAGGTCGCGCGCCCGGCGTCGAAGACCGGTTCGGCCCGCCGCGCGCTTTCGGTGCTCGGCCAGGCCGCCCGCACCCGGACGTTCTGGCTGCTCGCGGTCGGCTTCGCGATCTGCGGCGCGACGACGAACGGCCTGGTCGGCACCCACTTCGTCCCCGCCGCGCACGACCACGGCATGCCGCAGACGACGGCCGCGGGCCTGCTCGCCCTCGTCGGCGTCTTCGACGTCGTCGGCACGATCTTCTCCGGCTGGCTCACCGACCGCGTCGACCCGCGGATCCTGCTCGGCGTCTACTACGCGCTGCGGGGCCTTTCGCTGGCCCTGCTGCCGCAGCTGTTCACCGACTCCGTGCAGCCGAGCATGTGGGCGTTCATCCTGTTCTACGGCCTCGACTGGGTGGCCACGGTCCCGCCGACGGTCGCGCTCTGCGTCCGCGCGTTCGGCGACGCCGGGCCGATCGTGTTCGGCTGGGTCTTCGCCTGCCACCAGCTCGGCGCCGCGTTCGCCGCGTCGGCCGCCGGCCTGGTCCGCGACCAGCTGGGGAACTACAACCTGGCCTGGTATTCGGCGGCCGTCCTGGCGGTGCTCGCGTCGGTCGCTTCGCTGGCCATCACGCGGGCGAAGAAGCCCGTTCCGGTGCTCGCGAGCTGA
- a CDS encoding LppX_LprAFG lipoprotein: protein MPRFALLLVLLLTAGCTGSPDTRGPFPAGAELVRDAATSFASVRSVHFAAGVNGVLPGFPLRLIEGDATLDGGGAATGTADVQDGDGHTKFRFTVRNGEVTTDPDVARGRIPEQYAVGAFLGPSGGLERLLKGVADARTEGKENVDGAAALRVGGRVPAAVAHSVLPQVADDIIVKVWVSADGARRFARLWVQVPPAGDHLSPVMFELSLTKQNEPVNLG from the coding sequence ATGCCCCGCTTCGCCCTCCTGCTCGTGCTCCTGCTGACGGCCGGCTGCACCGGATCGCCGGACACGCGCGGGCCGTTCCCGGCGGGCGCCGAACTGGTCCGCGACGCGGCCACGTCGTTCGCCTCGGTGCGCAGCGTGCACTTCGCGGCCGGCGTCAACGGCGTGCTGCCGGGCTTCCCGCTCCGGCTCATCGAGGGCGACGCCACCCTCGACGGCGGCGGGGCCGCGACCGGCACGGCCGACGTCCAGGACGGGGACGGGCACACGAAGTTCCGCTTCACCGTCCGGAACGGCGAAGTCACCACCGACCCCGACGTCGCGCGCGGCCGGATCCCCGAGCAGTACGCGGTGGGGGCCTTCCTCGGCCCGTCCGGCGGGCTCGAACGGCTGCTGAAAGGCGTCGCCGACGCCCGGACCGAGGGCAAGGAGAACGTCGACGGCGCCGCGGCCCTGCGCGTCGGCGGCCGGGTGCCCGCGGCCGTCGCGCACAGCGTGCTGCCGCAGGTCGCCGACGACATCATCGTCAAGGTGTGGGTCTCCGCGGACGGGGCCCGGCGGTTCGCCCGGCTCTGGGTGCAGGTGCCCCCGGCCGGCGACCACCTCAGCCCCGTCATGTTCGAGCTTTCGCTGACCAAGCAGAACGAGCCGGTGAACCTCGGCTAG
- a CDS encoding alpha/beta hydrolase: MLRAVAAAPALALLLAACTGAPAPVPPSPSSSSRPPDLGKFTQQKLAWSPCGESLDCAHLSVPLDYAAPDGPAVTVGLLRHKAAKQRIGSLVVNPGGPGGQGTATVASLVKTPAAAPLLDRFDLVGFDPRGVGTSEPRITCRTDAEQDADRASDVESDTSPEGVKKQLAETTAYGAKCAEATKYGRTFLANVGTRDVVRDLDVLRAALGDEKLTYLGYSYGTQIGAAYAETYPRNVRALLLDGAVDPAQGLVDSLVTQAAGFQDALNEFGKWCACPLAGSTEAFQQLVRPLITKPLPAGTRKLSFEDAITGTFAGLYSRGDWPALKAALAQVARGNGRTLLAFADGYYQRDRDGRYSGAIDAYFAVRCADHTRVTDRAAIDRAHEKMLAGAPFLAGGTPDTSELDICSTWPVPPTSAEHAPRPRNLPKTLVVSTTHDPATPYQQGVDLAKDLGGVLLTYEGVQHTVFLEGNACVDRAGIAYLVDGTPPAAGTRC, from the coding sequence GTGCTCCGGGCAGTAGCGGCCGCGCCGGCCCTGGCCCTGCTGCTGGCGGCGTGCACGGGTGCTCCGGCACCGGTGCCGCCGTCGCCCTCCTCGTCGTCCAGGCCGCCTGACCTGGGCAAGTTCACCCAGCAGAAGCTCGCGTGGAGTCCGTGCGGCGAGTCCCTGGACTGCGCGCACCTGAGCGTGCCGCTGGACTACGCCGCACCGGACGGACCGGCCGTCACGGTCGGCCTGCTGCGGCACAAGGCCGCGAAACAGCGGATCGGCTCGCTGGTCGTCAATCCCGGCGGTCCCGGCGGCCAGGGGACGGCCACGGTCGCGTCGCTGGTGAAGACGCCCGCCGCCGCGCCCCTGCTCGACCGGTTCGACCTGGTCGGTTTCGACCCACGCGGGGTCGGCACGAGCGAGCCGCGGATCACCTGCCGCACCGACGCCGAGCAGGACGCGGACCGCGCATCCGACGTCGAAAGCGACACGTCGCCTGAAGGGGTGAAGAAGCAGCTCGCCGAGACGACCGCGTACGGCGCGAAGTGCGCCGAAGCGACGAAGTACGGCAGGACGTTCCTCGCGAACGTCGGCACCCGAGACGTCGTACGCGACCTCGACGTCCTTCGCGCCGCGCTCGGCGACGAGAAACTGACCTACCTCGGCTACTCGTACGGGACGCAGATCGGCGCGGCCTACGCCGAGACGTACCCGCGCAACGTCCGAGCGCTGCTGCTCGACGGCGCCGTCGACCCCGCGCAGGGCCTGGTGGACTCGCTGGTCACGCAGGCCGCGGGCTTCCAGGACGCGCTGAACGAGTTCGGCAAGTGGTGCGCGTGCCCGCTCGCCGGCAGCACCGAAGCGTTCCAGCAGCTAGTCCGCCCGCTGATCACGAAGCCCCTCCCGGCCGGGACCCGGAAGCTCTCGTTCGAGGACGCGATCACGGGCACGTTCGCGGGGCTCTATTCACGCGGCGACTGGCCCGCCCTGAAGGCCGCGCTCGCGCAGGTGGCCCGGGGCAACGGCCGGACCCTGCTGGCCTTCGCCGACGGCTACTACCAGCGCGACCGCGACGGCCGCTACAGCGGCGCGATCGACGCGTACTTCGCCGTCCGCTGCGCCGACCACACCCGCGTCACCGACCGCGCCGCGATCGACCGCGCGCACGAGAAGATGCTGGCCGGCGCGCCCTTCCTGGCCGGCGGCACGCCCGACACGAGCGAGCTGGACATCTGCTCGACCTGGCCGGTCCCGCCGACGTCGGCCGAGCACGCGCCGCGGCCGCGGAACCTGCCGAAGACCCTGGTCGTCTCGACGACGCACGACCCCGCGACGCCGTACCAGCAGGGCGTCGACCTGGCGAAGGACCTCGGCGGCGTCCTGCTGACCTACGAAGGTGTCCAGCACACGGTCTTCCTCGAAGGCAACGCGTGCGTCGACCGCGCGGGCATCGCCTACCTGGTCGACGGGACCCCGCCCGCCGCCGGCACCCGCTGCTAG
- a CDS encoding alpha/beta hydrolase: MLLAASLTACTSTGKPVPPAPTTESHPPSGPVPAGLERFYGQSLSWADCAPYATSEDARSAFQAKDIQCARLTVPLDYAKPAGDTITLGLLRHKATDEGSRIGSLVVNPGGPGASGMVAAAGLVKPATSTGLAKRFDLVGFDPRGIGASQPAIHCLTDQERDADRADDSETDGSPAGVLKQESQEKDFAAKCAQRTDDGTGMLANVGTRDVVKDLDVLRSVLGDEKLTYLGYSYGTRIGSAYAEAFPKNVRAMILDGAVDPEQDAVESLVAQGQGFGTAFTEFAKWCTTQQDCALGQDANAAVKAFQDLVRPLIDFPVQVGDGRKLSYEDATTGVIQALYQQSLWDTLNSGLNELKQQRGVTLEKLADIYNERDTDGKYGTTQDAFTAIRCVDDPRVTDPAVILKAQEEYVKVAPFLDDGRPASAARDACAFWPVPNTSEPHVPNVEGLAKTLVISTTNDPATPYQAGVNLAKGLKGALLTFEGTQHTVFLQGVKCVDQAGTDYLVDGTVPPDGTRCSGQ; encoded by the coding sequence GTGCTGCTAGCGGCCTCGCTGACCGCGTGCACGTCCACCGGCAAGCCCGTGCCGCCCGCGCCGACCACCGAGTCGCACCCGCCGTCCGGGCCGGTGCCCGCCGGTCTGGAGCGGTTCTACGGCCAGAGCCTGAGCTGGGCCGACTGCGCACCTTACGCGACGTCGGAAGACGCCAGGTCGGCGTTCCAGGCGAAAGACATCCAGTGCGCCCGGCTGACCGTGCCGCTGGACTACGCCAAACCGGCCGGCGACACCATCACGCTGGGCCTGCTCCGGCACAAGGCGACGGACGAGGGCTCCCGGATCGGGTCGCTGGTGGTGAACCCCGGCGGCCCGGGCGCGTCGGGCATGGTCGCGGCCGCCGGGCTGGTCAAGCCGGCGACGAGCACCGGCCTGGCCAAGCGCTTCGACCTGGTCGGCTTCGACCCGCGAGGGATCGGCGCCAGCCAGCCGGCCATCCACTGCTTGACCGACCAGGAGCGCGACGCCGACCGCGCCGACGACAGCGAGACCGACGGCTCGCCGGCCGGCGTGCTCAAGCAGGAATCGCAGGAGAAGGACTTCGCCGCGAAGTGCGCCCAGCGCACCGACGACGGCACCGGGATGCTGGCCAACGTCGGCACCCGGGACGTCGTGAAGGACCTGGACGTCCTCCGCTCGGTCCTCGGCGACGAAAAGCTCACCTATCTGGGCTACTCCTACGGCACCCGGATCGGGTCGGCCTACGCCGAGGCGTTCCCGAAGAACGTCCGGGCGATGATCCTCGACGGCGCGGTCGACCCGGAGCAGGACGCGGTCGAATCGCTGGTCGCGCAGGGCCAGGGCTTCGGGACGGCGTTCACGGAGTTCGCGAAGTGGTGCACCACCCAGCAGGACTGCGCGCTCGGCCAGGACGCGAACGCCGCGGTCAAGGCGTTCCAGGACCTCGTCCGGCCGCTGATCGACTTCCCGGTGCAGGTCGGCGACGGCCGCAAGCTCTCCTACGAGGACGCGACGACCGGCGTCATCCAGGCGCTCTACCAGCAGAGTCTCTGGGACACGCTCAACTCGGGCCTGAACGAGCTGAAGCAGCAGCGCGGCGTGACGCTGGAGAAGCTCGCGGACATCTACAACGAGCGCGACACCGACGGCAAGTACGGCACCACGCAGGACGCCTTCACCGCGATCCGCTGCGTCGACGACCCGCGCGTCACCGATCCGGCCGTGATCCTCAAGGCGCAGGAGGAGTACGTGAAGGTGGCGCCGTTCCTCGACGACGGCCGCCCGGCGAGCGCGGCCCGCGACGCCTGCGCGTTCTGGCCGGTGCCGAACACGTCGGAGCCGCACGTGCCGAACGTCGAAGGCCTGGCGAAGACGCTGGTCATCTCGACGACCAACGACCCGGCGACGCCGTACCAGGCCGGCGTCAACCTCGCGAAGGGCCTGAAGGGCGCGCTGCTCACCTTCGAGGGCACGCAGCACACGGTGTTCCTGCAGGGCGTGAAGTGCGTGGACCAGGCGGGCACGGACTACCTCGTCGACGGCACGGTGCCGCCGGACGGGACCCGGTGCTCCGGGCAGTAG
- the secA2 gene encoding accessory Sec system translocase SecA2, whose protein sequence is MAALISRVGKRLRRIIQRPGSVELTRYEALLPAVEKLEPELEKLSDEELTERAGKLRETLKDTAFGDDQLIEVCALGREAARRALGERAFDVQVLGTMGLLTKHVVQMETGEGKTLAGALAAAGYAIRGKRVHVVTVNDYLARRDAEWMGPVYALLGVSVGWVEPAHSREERKVAYAKDVTYGAVAEIGFDVLRDRLVTSVDDLVQPAPEVAIVDEADSVLVDEARVPLVMAGSIDHTDADEEVAKVVRRLRLNLHYETDSEGRNAWLTDAGASVVAKSLGLEVDDLYGETASDRLPAVNVALHAHALLTRDVDYLVRDGKVQLINAARGRVAELQRWPDGLQAAVEAKEQVTATDRGEILDSITVQALLARYPEVAGMTGTAVAVAEQLREFYELEVAVIPPNTPNIREDLEDRIFASPSQKLRAIEEEIRTVHETGRPILVGTQDVAESEELAEKLAKVDLECVVLNARNDAEEAAIIAEAGKKGAVTVSTQMAGRGTDIRLGGTDGATRDEVVELGGLHVIGTARYPSSRLDGQLRGRSGRQGDPGSAIFFASLNDELVLSNAPDVPEGIVDDEETGEIVDNAALRQLNHAQRVAEGVDLEIHRNTWRYTRLIERQRRDLLVHRDKVLRTAYAAEQLEKAHPEKFGELKEKLDDQEKLEQMCREVLLFHIDQLWSDHLAYLTDVRESIHLRALARETPLDEFHRAAIPEFHKIINEANSRAAKTLEEAELTDEGIDLGEAGVRRANTTWTYLVHDNPFDSDFEQTIKKVRSMIKRK, encoded by the coding sequence GTGGCAGCACTGATCAGCCGGGTGGGCAAGCGGCTCCGCCGGATCATCCAGCGGCCGGGCAGCGTCGAGCTGACCCGCTACGAAGCACTGCTGCCCGCAGTCGAGAAGCTCGAACCCGAGCTCGAGAAGCTCTCCGACGAGGAGCTGACCGAGCGGGCGGGCAAGCTCCGCGAGACGCTGAAGGACACCGCCTTCGGTGACGACCAGCTGATCGAGGTGTGCGCGCTGGGCCGCGAGGCCGCCCGGCGGGCGCTCGGCGAGCGCGCGTTCGACGTCCAGGTGCTCGGCACCATGGGCCTGCTCACCAAGCACGTCGTGCAGATGGAGACCGGTGAGGGCAAGACGCTCGCCGGTGCGCTGGCCGCGGCCGGCTACGCGATCCGCGGAAAGCGCGTTCACGTCGTGACGGTCAACGACTACCTGGCGCGCCGCGACGCCGAGTGGATGGGCCCGGTGTACGCGCTGCTCGGCGTTTCGGTCGGGTGGGTCGAGCCCGCGCACTCCCGCGAGGAGCGCAAGGTGGCCTACGCCAAGGACGTCACGTACGGCGCCGTCGCCGAGATCGGCTTCGACGTGCTGCGCGACCGGCTGGTCACCTCGGTCGACGACCTGGTCCAGCCGGCCCCCGAGGTCGCGATCGTCGACGAGGCGGACTCGGTGCTGGTCGACGAGGCCCGCGTCCCGCTGGTGATGGCCGGCTCGATCGACCACACCGACGCCGACGAAGAGGTCGCGAAGGTCGTCCGGCGGCTGCGGCTCAACCTGCACTACGAGACCGACAGCGAGGGCCGCAACGCCTGGCTGACCGACGCCGGCGCGTCCGTCGTCGCGAAGTCGCTCGGCCTGGAGGTCGACGACCTCTACGGCGAGACGGCTTCGGACCGGCTCCCGGCGGTGAACGTCGCGCTGCACGCGCACGCGCTGCTCACCCGCGACGTCGACTACCTCGTCCGCGACGGCAAGGTCCAGCTCATCAACGCCGCCCGCGGCCGCGTCGCCGAGCTGCAGCGCTGGCCGGACGGCCTGCAGGCCGCCGTCGAGGCGAAGGAGCAGGTCACCGCGACCGACCGCGGCGAGATCCTCGACTCGATCACCGTCCAGGCGCTGCTCGCGCGCTACCCCGAGGTGGCCGGCATGACCGGTACCGCGGTCGCCGTCGCCGAGCAGCTGCGGGAGTTCTACGAGCTCGAGGTCGCGGTCATCCCGCCGAACACGCCGAACATCCGCGAGGACCTCGAAGACCGGATCTTCGCCTCGCCGTCGCAGAAGCTGCGGGCGATCGAGGAGGAGATCCGCACGGTGCACGAGACCGGGCGGCCGATCCTCGTCGGCACCCAGGACGTCGCCGAGTCCGAAGAGCTGGCCGAGAAGCTGGCGAAGGTCGACCTCGAGTGCGTCGTGCTCAACGCGCGCAACGACGCCGAAGAGGCCGCGATCATCGCCGAGGCCGGCAAGAAGGGCGCGGTCACCGTGTCCACGCAGATGGCCGGCCGCGGTACGGACATCCGGCTGGGCGGCACCGACGGCGCCACCCGCGACGAGGTCGTCGAGCTGGGCGGGCTGCACGTCATCGGCACCGCGCGGTACCCGTCGAGCCGGCTCGACGGCCAGCTGCGCGGCCGCTCCGGCCGGCAGGGCGACCCGGGCAGCGCGATCTTCTTCGCCAGCCTGAACGACGAGCTCGTGCTGTCCAACGCGCCGGACGTGCCCGAGGGCATCGTCGACGACGAGGAGACCGGCGAGATCGTCGACAACGCGGCGCTGCGGCAGCTCAACCACGCCCAGCGCGTCGCCGAGGGCGTCGACCTGGAGATCCACCGCAACACCTGGCGCTACACGCGGCTGATCGAGCGGCAGCGGCGTGACCTGCTGGTGCACCGCGACAAGGTGCTTCGCACCGCGTACGCGGCGGAGCAGCTGGAGAAGGCGCACCCGGAGAAGTTCGGCGAGCTGAAGGAAAAGCTCGACGACCAGGAGAAGCTGGAGCAGATGTGCCGCGAGGTGCTGCTGTTCCACATCGACCAGCTGTGGTCGGACCACCTGGCGTACCTGACCGACGTCCGCGAAAGCATCCACCTGCGGGCGCTGGCCCGGGAGACGCCGCTCGACGAGTTCCACCGCGCGGCGATCCCGGAGTTCCACAAGATCATCAACGAGGCGAATTCGCGGGCCGCGAAGACCCTCGAAGAGGCCGAGCTGACCGACGAGGGCATCGACCTCGGCGAAGCCGGCGTCCGGCGGGCGAACACGACGTGGACCTACTTGGTGCACGACAACCCGTTCGACTCGGACTTCGAGCAGACCATCAAGAAGGTCCGGAGCATGATCAAGCGGAAGTAG
- a CDS encoding RNA ligase 1 family protein — MRKIPTLFRRDPEDLRRVTREVHPACQWVLDGQGVATRKYDGTCVRLDESGTWWARREVKAGKSAPAGFEAVQTDPETGKTVGWEPAEQSSFAPFFEEAHERLFGAAPGTYELCGPKINGDPEQLGTHRLVPHATAQEFAGVPRDFDGLMKWLLEHPEFEGIVWHHRDGRMAKLKHRDAVAST, encoded by the coding sequence ATGCGCAAGATCCCGACGCTGTTCCGGCGCGATCCCGAAGACCTTCGCCGCGTCACCCGCGAAGTGCACCCCGCGTGCCAGTGGGTGCTCGACGGCCAAGGCGTGGCCACCCGCAAGTACGACGGCACCTGCGTCCGGCTCGACGAGTCCGGCACCTGGTGGGCGCGGCGCGAGGTGAAGGCGGGCAAGAGCGCGCCGGCCGGGTTCGAGGCCGTGCAGACCGATCCGGAGACGGGGAAGACGGTCGGCTGGGAGCCGGCCGAGCAGTCGTCGTTCGCGCCGTTCTTCGAGGAAGCGCACGAGCGGCTGTTCGGGGCGGCGCCCGGCACCTACGAGCTGTGCGGGCCGAAGATCAACGGCGACCCGGAGCAGCTCGGCACGCACCGGCTGGTCCCGCACGCGACGGCGCAGGAGTTCGCCGGCGTCCCGCGCGACTTCGACGGGCTGATGAAGTGGCTGCTCGAGCACCCGGAGTTCGAGGGCATCGTCTGGCACCACCGGGACGGCCGGATGGCGAAGCTCAAGCACCGCGACGCGGTCGCGTCGACCTAG
- a CDS encoding NAD+ synthase, whose amino-acid sequence MPQLRIALAQVNPTVGDLDGNADLHVDWTRRAAEAGAHVVVFPEMSLTGYPVEDLSLRKTFAAASRQGVESLARRLDEAGCGDVLTYIGYLDLDEVGPRDAAAALYRGEVVARQFKHHLPNYGVFDEHRWFKPGTELDVVRFHGLDIGMVICEDIWQDGGPISALGRAGVDLVVAPNASPYERSKDEQRLPLIARRAAEAGAPLVYTNQIGGQDDLVFDGDSLVVAADGTVLARAPQFVEHLLVLDMDLTAGGHAGDGELEGLHVRRRVLGEEPVPAYEPTAERVISEPLSDEAEVWSALVVGLRDYVHKNGFTSVTFGFSGGIDSAVCAALAADALGGDNVYGVSMPSKYSSGHSKDDAADLARRIGAHYRVEPVEDMVRVYVEQLSLTGLAEENIQARTRGMLLMALSNLDGHLVLATGNKTELAVGYSTIYGDAVGAFAPIKDVFKTHVWQLARWRNAEAVKRGETPPIPENSISKPPSAELRPGQVDTDSLPDYALLDDILDDYVEGDRGYADLVSAGFEPETIDRVVRMVDKAEYKRRQYPPGTKITFKAFGRDRRLPMTNLWREGKA is encoded by the coding sequence ATGCCGCAACTGCGCATCGCGCTCGCCCAGGTCAACCCCACCGTCGGCGACCTCGACGGCAACGCCGACCTGCACGTCGACTGGACCCGCCGGGCCGCCGAAGCCGGCGCCCACGTGGTGGTCTTCCCCGAGATGTCCCTGACCGGCTACCCCGTCGAGGACCTCTCGCTGCGCAAGACCTTCGCCGCCGCCTCCCGGCAGGGCGTCGAGTCCCTGGCTCGCCGCCTCGACGAAGCGGGCTGCGGCGACGTGCTGACCTACATCGGCTACCTCGACCTCGACGAGGTCGGCCCGCGCGACGCGGCGGCGGCCCTCTACCGCGGCGAGGTCGTCGCGCGGCAGTTCAAGCACCACCTCCCGAACTACGGCGTGTTCGACGAGCACCGCTGGTTCAAGCCGGGCACCGAGCTCGACGTCGTCCGGTTCCACGGGCTCGACATCGGCATGGTCATCTGCGAGGACATCTGGCAGGACGGCGGCCCGATCTCGGCGCTGGGCCGCGCGGGCGTCGACCTCGTGGTGGCGCCGAACGCGTCGCCGTACGAGCGGTCGAAGGACGAGCAGCGGCTGCCGCTCATCGCGCGCCGCGCCGCCGAAGCGGGCGCGCCGCTGGTCTACACCAACCAGATCGGCGGCCAGGACGACCTCGTGTTCGACGGCGACTCGCTCGTGGTCGCCGCGGACGGCACGGTGCTGGCGCGCGCGCCGCAGTTCGTCGAGCACCTGCTCGTGCTGGACATGGACCTCACCGCGGGCGGGCACGCCGGCGACGGCGAGCTCGAAGGCCTGCACGTCCGGCGGCGCGTGCTCGGCGAAGAGCCGGTGCCGGCGTACGAGCCGACGGCCGAGCGGGTGATCAGCGAGCCGCTGTCGGACGAGGCCGAGGTGTGGTCGGCGCTGGTCGTCGGGCTGCGGGACTACGTGCACAAGAACGGCTTCACGTCGGTGACGTTCGGGTTCTCCGGCGGCATCGACTCGGCGGTCTGCGCGGCACTGGCCGCGGACGCGCTGGGCGGGGACAACGTCTACGGCGTCTCGATGCCGTCGAAGTACTCGTCGGGCCATTCGAAGGACGACGCGGCCGACCTCGCGCGGCGGATCGGGGCGCACTACCGCGTCGAGCCGGTCGAGGACATGGTCCGGGTGTACGTCGAGCAGCTTTCCTTGACCGGGCTGGCCGAGGAGAACATCCAGGCGCGGACACGGGGCATGCTGCTCATGGCACTGTCCAACTTGGATGGACACTTGGTGCTGGCCACCGGCAACAAGACCGAGCTGGCCGTCGGGTACTCCACGATCTACGGCGACGCGGTCGGGGCGTTCGCGCCGATCAAGGACGTCTTCAAGACGCACGTGTGGCAGCTCGCGCGGTGGCGCAACGCCGAAGCGGTGAAGCGCGGCGAGACGCCGCCGATCCCGGAGAACTCGATCTCGAAGCCGCCGTCGGCCGAGCTGCGGCCGGGGCAGGTCGACACGGACTCGCTGCCGGACTACGCGCTGCTCGACGACATCCTCGACGACTACGTCGAGGGCGACCGCGGTTACGCCGACCTGGTTTCCGCGGGGTTCGAGCCGGAGACGATCGACCGCGTGGTGCGGATGGTCGACAAGGCCGAGTACAAGCGGCGCCAGTACCCGCCGGGTACGAAGATCACGTTCAAGGCGTTCGGCCGTGACCGCCGGCTGCCGATGACGAACCTGTGGCGCGAGGGCAAGGCCTGA
- a CDS encoding VOC family protein, producing MLDHLVYAGPDLAEAVARVTALTGVTPAPGGSHVGLGTANHLADLGAGMYLEVIGPDPAQPEPENPRPFGIDGLTEPALVAWAVRTTDLDATIKNARAHGFDPGDAREMSRETQDGEVLRWRLTPPSAPGTLHPFLIDWGATPHPTTRGLPSIPLLMVTGTHPDPDSVRTATDALGLELLVRRAAKASLTAALRTPEGRQVALS from the coding sequence GTGCTCGATCACCTCGTCTACGCCGGGCCGGACCTCGCCGAGGCCGTCGCCCGGGTCACCGCACTCACCGGCGTCACGCCCGCGCCCGGCGGCAGCCACGTCGGCCTCGGCACCGCCAACCACCTCGCCGACCTCGGCGCCGGGATGTACCTGGAGGTGATCGGGCCGGATCCGGCGCAGCCGGAGCCCGAAAACCCGCGCCCCTTCGGCATCGACGGCCTGACCGAGCCCGCGCTCGTCGCGTGGGCGGTGCGCACCACGGACCTCGACGCCACGATCAAGAACGCCCGCGCCCACGGCTTCGACCCGGGCGACGCGAGGGAGATGTCCCGCGAGACGCAAGACGGCGAAGTCCTGCGCTGGCGCCTGACCCCGCCGAGCGCCCCGGGCACGCTCCACCCGTTCCTCATCGACTGGGGCGCGACGCCGCACCCGACCACGCGCGGCCTGCCGTCGATCCCGCTGCTGATGGTCACCGGCACGCACCCGGACCCGGACTCGGTCCGGACGGCGACGGACGCTCTCGGCCTGGAACTCCTGGTCCGCCGCGCGGCGAAAGCAAGCCTGACGGCCGCGCTGAGGACGCCGGAGGGCCGTCAGGTCGCGTTGAGTTGA